In one window of Cellulophaga sp. HaHa_2_95 DNA:
- a CDS encoding MoxR family ATPase, producing the protein MEENTSIDISAINEKIAQESAFIDLLMLEMNKVIVGQKYMVERLLIGLLGQGHILLEGVPGLAKTLAINTLAKAVKGSFSRIQFTPDLLPADVVGTMIFNMKDNDFSIKKGPIFANFVLADEINRAPAKVQSALLEAMQEKQVTIGDQTFILDKPFLVMATQNPVEQEGTYPLPEAQVDRFMLKTVIDYPKMNEEQLIMRQNLTGSYETVNAVVTTAQILSAQKAVREVYMDEKIEKYILDIIFATRYPEKYKLEDLKPLISFGASPRGSINLANAAKCYAFIKRRGYVVPEDVRAVVHDVLRHRIGITYEAEAENITSVDIINKIVNEIEVP; encoded by the coding sequence ATGGAAGAAAATACTTCAATCGATATTAGTGCTATCAACGAGAAAATTGCGCAAGAAAGTGCTTTTATAGATTTATTAATGCTGGAGATGAACAAGGTTATTGTTGGTCAAAAGTATATGGTTGAAAGATTACTAATTGGGCTTTTAGGCCAAGGACACATTTTACTAGAAGGTGTTCCTGGATTAGCAAAAACTTTAGCGATTAACACCTTAGCGAAAGCAGTAAAAGGTAGTTTTAGTAGAATACAGTTTACACCAGATTTACTACCTGCAGATGTTGTTGGTACTATGATTTTTAATATGAAAGACAATGATTTTTCTATTAAAAAAGGTCCTATTTTCGCCAACTTTGTTTTAGCAGATGAAATTAACCGTGCACCTGCAAAAGTGCAATCGGCTCTTTTAGAAGCGATGCAAGAAAAGCAGGTGACCATTGGTGATCAAACTTTTATATTAGACAAACCATTTTTAGTAATGGCAACACAAAACCCAGTAGAGCAAGAAGGAACTTACCCGTTACCAGAAGCTCAAGTTGACCGTTTTATGTTGAAAACAGTAATTGATTATCCTAAAATGAATGAGGAGCAATTAATTATGCGTCAAAATCTAACAGGAAGTTATGAAACGGTAAATGCTGTAGTAACTACAGCACAAATTCTTAGCGCTCAAAAAGCGGTAAGAGAAGTGTATATGGATGAAAAGATTGAAAAATATATCTTGGATATCATATTTGCTACACGTTACCCAGAAAAATATAAGTTAGAAGATTTAAAACCATTAATCAGTTTTGGAGCCTCTCCAAGAGGGAGTATCAACTTAGCAAATGCTGCTAAATGTTACGCTTTCATAAAAAGAAGAGGATATGTTGTTCCTGAAGATGTTAGAGCTGTAGTACATGATGTTTTAAGACACAGAATTGGAATTACTTACGAAGCGGAAGCAGAAAATATAACTTCAGTAGACATCATTAACAAAATTGTAAATGAAATAGAGGTTCCTTAA
- a CDS encoding DNA helicase PriA produces MEETFLSEHKKSCASCGAELKFKPGSDQLKCEYCGYEEFIEQAKSSFEELELQHYLKVVGDNAYTETIELLHCKNCGANQHVEENYKSLDCVYCGDPLIREDVVKEGWILPGALVPFQIDAKKAKATFKTWVSGLWFAPNKLKKAALDAEGLHGLYVPHWTFDANLYATYKGQRGDYYYETQRYKTKSGTQTRQVRKTRWSSASGSVNGFVDDILINASQKKRRDIPAKIAHWNLKELVGFNSKYLSGFVTEKYTISLKEGHHQSFQEAKNIAYSWIRGDIGGDTQRVDHADIKLSDETFKHILVPVYISSYSYNGKEYQFYVNGQTGAISGVRPYSFWKIFFLVVFIIIIIAVIAIFTQS; encoded by the coding sequence ATGGAAGAAACATTTTTAAGTGAACATAAGAAATCATGTGCTAGCTGTGGTGCGGAGCTTAAATTTAAACCAGGTTCTGATCAGCTAAAATGTGAATATTGTGGTTATGAAGAATTTATAGAGCAAGCAAAAAGTAGCTTTGAAGAGCTAGAGCTTCAGCATTATCTAAAAGTAGTTGGAGACAATGCGTATACAGAAACGATAGAGTTACTTCATTGTAAAAACTGTGGTGCTAATCAGCATGTAGAGGAGAATTATAAATCTTTAGATTGCGTGTATTGCGGGGATCCTTTGATTCGGGAAGATGTTGTAAAAGAAGGGTGGATTTTACCCGGGGCATTAGTGCCTTTTCAGATTGACGCTAAAAAAGCAAAAGCGACTTTTAAAACGTGGGTTAGTGGCCTTTGGTTTGCTCCAAATAAATTAAAAAAAGCGGCCTTAGATGCAGAAGGCTTACATGGTCTATATGTGCCCCATTGGACTTTTGACGCTAATTTGTATGCTACCTATAAAGGGCAAAGAGGGGACTATTACTATGAAACACAACGCTACAAAACAAAAAGCGGAACACAAACCAGGCAAGTACGTAAAACGCGATGGTCAAGCGCATCTGGTTCTGTAAATGGTTTTGTGGATGATATTTTAATAAATGCTTCTCAAAAAAAGAGAAGAGATATTCCTGCCAAAATTGCGCATTGGAACTTAAAGGAATTAGTAGGGTTTAATTCAAAATATTTGTCTGGTTTTGTAACCGAAAAATATACCATTTCGTTAAAAGAAGGGCACCATCAATCTTTTCAGGAAGCAAAAAATATTGCCTATAGTTGGATTCGTGGAGATATAGGCGGAGATACACAAAGGGTAGATCATGCAGATATTAAACTGTCTGATGAAACCTTTAAACATATTTTAGTCCCTGTTTATATAAGCTCATACAGCTACAATGGTAAAGAATATCAATTTTATGTCAACGGGCAAACAGGTGCCATTAGTGGCGTGAGGCCTTATTCTTTTTGGAAAATATTTTTTTTAGTAGTTTTTATCATCATTATTATAGCAGTTATTGCGATTTTTACACAATCATGA
- a CDS encoding ATP-binding protein: MINKRLLVKNLLAHNDENSFYDKKRFISIGEREGKAKFLKHVCALANSNPKNNSFIVIGVEDEDNKIVGVDFFDDSKIQNLVNAYLDQPPLISYENIPFPNLPEGKVVGLVTIKSAGKVCSLRKNIWKYYGGSVFFREGSISLPKAYGIELKDMNSEAVATIELHARNNIELTLDGVIDFINHRHKDLSSSYKVFKEQFVVCWAGNKKKVANETYYSRVDIELINEQVKLFYSALDEITIHYDEDSFNTVEYVQLGLGEQQKYYPLEKVKITFHENGTYTIQSQLVFEAPQYDKKVLHHIYNSNGVLLQKLEKNMALSRSESKDLELLPATYLICFLNGFEEAKYFMESARPLLKKINGKVYQSLKESLRIMRKVKYN; encoded by the coding sequence ATGATTAATAAACGCTTACTTGTTAAAAACCTTCTTGCGCACAATGACGAGAATAGTTTTTACGATAAAAAGCGTTTTATAAGTATTGGAGAGCGCGAGGGAAAAGCTAAGTTTTTAAAACATGTTTGTGCCCTTGCAAACAGCAATCCTAAAAATAATTCTTTTATAGTCATAGGGGTAGAAGATGAGGATAATAAAATTGTAGGGGTAGATTTCTTTGATGACAGCAAAATTCAAAACCTGGTCAATGCCTATTTAGATCAGCCACCATTAATTTCTTATGAAAATATCCCTTTTCCTAATTTGCCAGAAGGAAAAGTAGTTGGTTTGGTGACCATCAAGTCTGCGGGTAAAGTTTGTTCACTCCGTAAAAATATCTGGAAATATTATGGAGGATCTGTGTTTTTTAGAGAGGGGAGCATAAGCTTGCCAAAGGCTTATGGTATTGAATTAAAAGATATGAATTCTGAGGCTGTTGCTACCATAGAGTTACATGCAAGAAATAATATCGAATTAACTTTAGATGGTGTTATAGATTTTATAAACCATCGTCATAAGGATTTGAGTAGTAGCTATAAAGTTTTTAAAGAACAATTTGTAGTTTGCTGGGCGGGTAATAAAAAGAAGGTAGCAAATGAAACCTATTATTCGCGTGTAGATATTGAGCTTATAAATGAGCAGGTAAAACTTTTTTATTCTGCCTTAGATGAAATTACCATACATTATGATGAGGATTCTTTCAATACGGTAGAGTATGTTCAATTGGGCTTAGGAGAACAACAAAAGTATTATCCTTTAGAAAAGGTGAAAATTACCTTTCATGAGAATGGCACTTATACCATCCAAAGCCAATTGGTTTTTGAGGCTCCGCAGTATGATAAAAAAGTGTTACATCATATTTATAATTCTAATGGTGTATTATTACAGAAGTTAGAGAAAAATATGGCGTTATCACGATCAGAAAGTAAGGATCTAGAATTATTACCTGCGACCTATCTAATTTGTTTCTTAAACGGATTTGAAGAAGCAAAATATTTCATGGAAAGCGCAAGGCCGCTTCTGAAAAAAATAAATGGTAAGGTGTACCAATCTTTAAAAGAATCTTTGCGAATAATGAGAAAAGTAAAATATAATTAA
- a CDS encoding SDR family NAD(P)-dependent oxidoreductase has protein sequence MNKTVLITGATSGIGKSTAILFAANKFNLVLCGRRQERLDALQQELSKETKVHTLNFDVRDKVGVFAAIQSLPLDFADIDILINNAGNAHGLDTIDDGDTEDWDAMLDINVKGLLYVSKAVIPKMTARKSGHIINIGSTAGKEVYPKGNVYCGSKHAVDAITKGMLIDLNPYGIRVGAVNPGLVETEFSKVRFKGDEDKAENVYKGFQALKPEDIADIIHFVVTRPYHVNIADLIVMPTAQASSTIVNKNL, from the coding sequence ATGAATAAAACAGTTTTAATTACCGGAGCAACTAGTGGAATAGGAAAATCTACAGCTATTTTATTCGCTGCAAATAAATTTAATTTAGTGTTGTGTGGTAGAAGGCAAGAGCGCTTAGATGCCTTGCAGCAAGAGTTAAGTAAAGAAACAAAAGTACATACTTTAAATTTTGATGTGAGGGATAAAGTAGGGGTTTTTGCCGCAATACAATCCTTGCCATTAGATTTTGCTGATATTGATATCCTTATCAATAATGCAGGGAATGCTCATGGTTTAGATACGATTGATGATGGAGATACAGAGGATTGGGATGCAATGTTGGATATTAATGTAAAAGGATTACTCTATGTATCTAAGGCTGTTATTCCTAAGATGACCGCTAGGAAATCTGGACATATAATTAATATAGGTTCTACAGCAGGCAAAGAAGTGTACCCTAAAGGCAATGTGTATTGTGGTAGTAAACATGCTGTTGATGCCATCACTAAGGGAATGTTGATAGACTTAAATCCTTACGGGATTAGGGTAGGTGCTGTTAATCCTGGTTTGGTAGAAACAGAATTTAGTAAGGTTAGGTTCAAGGGCGATGAAGATAAAGCAGAAAACGTCTACAAAGGATTTCAAGCTTTAAAACCAGAAGACATTGCAGATATTATTCACTTTGTAGTCACCAGGCCTTACCATGTAAATATTGCCGACTTAATTGTGATGCCAACAGCTCAGGCGAGCTCAACAATTGTAAATAAAAATTTATGA
- a CDS encoding aldo/keto reductase family oxidoreductase: MGNNTNYSKIIAGTMTWGSWGKQFSTEEMVVLMEQCLVLGITTFDHADIYGDYGTEAAFGKAFKASTLDRSKVQFISKCGIQMTSGRENDVKHYQYDKDYIISSTEASLKKLNTDYLDMLLLHRPSPLLQPEEVAEAILSLKDSGKIKKFGVSNFTPSQIGLLESEITVSANQIEFSLTQNDVMENGTLDDCMLHKRMTMCWSPLGSYFRAHSAKSERIALVLKTLMEKYNASESQLLLAWLLKHPASVFPVVGTTNFDRLSESVAAVEINLELQDWFLLLEASQGKEVA, encoded by the coding sequence ATGGGAAATAATACAAATTATTCGAAAATTATAGCAGGAACCATGACTTGGGGAAGTTGGGGAAAACAATTTTCTACGGAAGAAATGGTGGTATTAATGGAGCAATGTTTGGTGCTAGGAATAACAACATTCGATCACGCAGATATTTATGGGGATTATGGAACGGAAGCAGCTTTTGGAAAAGCATTTAAAGCGAGTACTTTGGATAGGTCTAAAGTGCAATTTATAAGTAAGTGCGGAATTCAGATGACCTCTGGTAGGGAAAATGATGTGAAGCATTATCAATACGATAAAGATTATATTATTTCATCTACAGAAGCATCCTTAAAAAAGCTCAATACAGACTATTTAGATATGTTATTGTTGCACAGGCCAAGTCCACTTTTGCAACCGGAGGAGGTTGCAGAAGCTATATTGAGTCTTAAAGATTCAGGAAAAATTAAAAAATTTGGTGTTTCCAATTTTACACCTTCTCAAATAGGCTTGCTAGAATCAGAAATAACCGTGTCTGCAAATCAAATAGAATTCTCTTTGACTCAGAATGATGTTATGGAAAACGGTACACTAGATGATTGTATGTTGCATAAACGCATGACCATGTGTTGGAGTCCTTTAGGGAGTTATTTCAGGGCGCACAGTGCAAAATCAGAACGTATAGCCTTGGTGCTTAAAACACTTATGGAAAAATATAATGCATCAGAGAGCCAGCTACTCTTAGCGTGGTTGTTAAAACATCCAGCATCAGTTTTTCCTGTAGTCGGCACTACGAATTTTGATCGCTTGTCTGAATCTGTAGCTGCTGTAGAAATAAATTTAGAATTACAAGATTGGTTTTTACTATTAGAAGCAAGTCAAGGAAAGGAAGTCGCATAA
- a CDS encoding SPFH domain-containing protein translates to MGLFDEIKKKLSHEFIDIIEWLDTSDDTIVHRFERYQNEIKNQAKLIVREGQVAVFINEGQLADVFKPGTYTLDTQNLPILTTLKGWKYGFDSPFKAEVYFVNTHLFTDEKWGTKNAIILNDDRFGLTEIRAFGTYSFRIQDAGKFVVDVVGTDGNFTNYEVNEHLKSLIVTRFTDTVGEANLPIELYAANTSELSETCQEVMQPEFGRVGILLEKFYIENVSMPEELKKEIFEYSRLDKLDMGKLTQFKTAKAIEEAAKNEGGTAGAGMGMGMGFALAQQMGGMMNPQMAQQNNPNMQQAAVPPPMPVQVLYHYAINGTQMGPVPFEKLKELFANRTVNKDTLVWKQGMANWSALHEIEELKSFLGGNTPPPLPIS, encoded by the coding sequence ATGGGACTATTTGACGAAATAAAGAAAAAACTGAGTCACGAATTTATAGATATTATAGAGTGGCTTGATACTTCAGATGATACTATCGTACATAGATTTGAAAGATACCAAAATGAAATAAAGAATCAGGCAAAATTAATTGTTCGTGAGGGCCAAGTAGCGGTATTCATTAATGAAGGGCAATTAGCAGATGTTTTTAAACCAGGTACGTATACTTTAGATACTCAGAATTTACCAATTCTTACTACTTTAAAAGGATGGAAATATGGGTTTGATAGTCCGTTTAAAGCAGAAGTATACTTTGTAAACACACATTTGTTTACGGATGAAAAGTGGGGCACAAAAAATGCGATTATTTTAAATGATGATCGTTTTGGATTGACTGAAATTAGAGCTTTTGGTACATACAGCTTCCGCATACAAGATGCAGGGAAATTTGTGGTAGATGTGGTAGGTACGGATGGTAATTTTACCAATTATGAAGTCAATGAGCATTTAAAAAGCCTAATTGTTACGCGTTTTACAGATACTGTAGGAGAAGCTAATTTACCTATAGAATTGTACGCTGCAAATACATCAGAATTGTCTGAGACTTGCCAGGAGGTTATGCAGCCAGAATTTGGCCGTGTCGGTATTTTATTAGAAAAATTTTATATCGAGAACGTTTCTATGCCCGAAGAGCTTAAAAAAGAAATCTTTGAATATTCTAGACTAGATAAACTAGATATGGGCAAGCTTACGCAGTTCAAGACGGCAAAAGCTATAGAGGAAGCTGCTAAAAATGAAGGTGGTACCGCTGGTGCAGGAATGGGCATGGGTATGGGCTTTGCTTTAGCACAACAAATGGGTGGAATGATGAATCCGCAAATGGCACAACAGAATAATCCTAATATGCAGCAAGCAGCTGTTCCACCACCTATGCCAGTGCAGGTACTATATCATTATGCTATAAATGGTACGCAGATGGGACCTGTTCCTTTTGAGAAATTAAAAGAGCTTTTTGCAAATAGAACGGTAAATAAAGATACTTTAGTTTGGAAACAAGGAATGGCCAACTGGTCTGCTTTGCATGAAATAGAGGAGCTTAAATCGTTTTTAGGAGGTAATACACCACCACCGCTCCCTATCTCATAA
- a CDS encoding metallophosphoesterase family protein — protein sequence MRVLAIGDIHSGLKALEQVLAKAEVTTEDQLIFLGDYVDGWSQATETISYLIGLKKTHNCIFIRGNHDELCKSWLTEGKDNPTWYQHGGEATANSYAKLDKRSKELHIDFFNTLEDYHLDEDKRLFLHAGFTNLKGVDFEYFSKTFYWDRTLWELVLSLNPNLTPDHEYYPQRLSHYSEIFIGHTPVTRIGKTTPQNAANVWNVDTGAAFKGPLSVIDIETKQVWQSDPVYTFYPDEKGRN from the coding sequence ATGAGAGTATTAGCCATAGGAGATATCCATTCAGGATTAAAAGCATTAGAGCAAGTTTTAGCAAAAGCAGAAGTAACCACGGAAGATCAATTGATTTTTTTGGGGGACTATGTGGATGGTTGGAGCCAAGCTACAGAAACCATAAGTTACTTGATAGGCTTAAAGAAAACACATAATTGTATTTTTATCCGGGGCAACCATGATGAATTGTGTAAATCTTGGTTAACAGAAGGAAAGGATAATCCTACGTGGTACCAACATGGTGGTGAGGCTACCGCAAATTCTTATGCAAAATTAGACAAGCGGTCTAAAGAATTGCATATTGATTTTTTTAATACATTGGAAGATTATCATTTGGATGAAGATAAACGTTTGTTTCTTCACGCAGGATTCACTAACTTAAAGGGAGTGGATTTTGAATATTTTTCAAAAACTTTTTACTGGGATAGAACATTGTGGGAATTGGTACTTTCGTTAAATCCCAATTTAACGCCAGATCATGAGTATTATCCCCAAAGGTTATCTCACTATTCAGAAATTTTCATTGGGCATACACCGGTAACTAGAATTGGTAAAACTACGCCACAGAACGCAGCGAATGTCTGGAATGTAGATACGGGAGCGGCATTTAAAGGACCTCTTTCTGTTATTGATATTGAAACAAAACAAGTATGGCAAAGTGATCCTGTTTATACATTTTACCCCGATGAAAAAGGGAGAAATTGA
- a CDS encoding acyl-ACP desaturase, with product MSAQNIRIEVMRAIEEKVNGFIDQYLIPIQDIWQPTDFLPDPQSDGFLDAVKQIQEESKELGYDFWVTMVADTVTEEALPTYESWLMDVEGVDQHGENKNGWSKWVRHWTAEENRHGDVLNKYLYLSGRVNMREVEITTQHLIADGFDIGTDRDPYKNFIYTSFQELATNISHKRVGQMAKKKGNVLLGKMCTIIAGDEMRHHLAYREFVKSIFEHDPNQMMLAFADMMKKKIVMPAHFLRESGGTIGSAFENFSNCAQRLGVYTALDYIDILKKLNAYWELGNIRALNDDGERARDYLMKLPDRLERIATRMKFPEDQYHFKWVDANGRL from the coding sequence ATGTCAGCACAAAATATTAGAATAGAAGTAATGCGGGCAATTGAGGAGAAAGTAAATGGTTTTATTGATCAGTACTTAATCCCAATTCAAGACATTTGGCAACCAACAGATTTTTTGCCAGATCCGCAAAGCGATGGATTTCTTGATGCTGTGAAGCAAATACAAGAAGAGTCTAAAGAGCTAGGATACGACTTTTGGGTTACCATGGTTGCAGATACCGTTACAGAAGAAGCATTACCAACCTATGAATCTTGGTTGATGGATGTTGAAGGTGTGGATCAGCATGGTGAAAACAAAAATGGCTGGTCTAAATGGGTGCGCCACTGGACTGCGGAAGAAAACCGCCATGGAGATGTTTTAAACAAATATTTATACCTATCTGGGAGAGTTAATATGCGTGAAGTAGAGATTACTACACAGCATTTAATTGCGGATGGTTTTGATATAGGTACCGATAGAGATCCTTATAAAAACTTTATATATACTTCCTTTCAAGAGTTAGCTACCAATATTTCGCATAAGCGTGTGGGGCAGATGGCTAAGAAGAAGGGTAATGTTTTATTAGGTAAAATGTGTACGATCATTGCGGGAGATGAGATGCGTCATCACTTGGCTTATAGAGAATTCGTGAAATCTATATTTGAGCACGACCCAAATCAAATGATGTTGGCTTTTGCCGATATGATGAAAAAGAAAATTGTGATGCCTGCGCACTTTTTACGCGAGTCTGGTGGTACAATTGGTTCTGCATTTGAGAATTTTTCTAATTGTGCACAACGTTTAGGAGTGTATACGGCATTAGATTACATTGATATTCTTAAGAAATTAAATGCTTACTGGGAGCTGGGTAATATCCGTGCTTTAAATGATGATGGTGAGCGTGCTAGAGATTATTTAATGAAATTACCGGATAGACTGGAGCGTATAGCAACGAGAATGAAATTTCCCGAAGATCAGTACCACTTTAAGTGGGTTGATGCTAACGGAAGGTTATAA
- a CDS encoding DUF58 domain-containing protein, with translation MDTKELLKKVRKIEIKTRRLSDHIFGGEYHSTFKGRGMTFSEVRQYQFGDDVRAIDWNVTARYNEPYIKVFEEERELTMMLMVDVSGSELFGSSNQFKNEIITEISATLAFSALQNNDKVGLILFSDQIELFIPPKKGKSHVLRIIRELIEFKPKSNKTDLAVALKYLTNVMKKKAIVFVLSDFITDDYLQTLRITGKKHDVTGIRIYDEREETIPNIGMVQMEDAETGQLQLVNTQSKKVRLNYGKYYQERITYFQTTFSKSGCGVLACRVDESYVKKLLGYFKRRG, from the coding sequence ATGGATACCAAAGAGTTATTAAAAAAAGTTCGTAAAATCGAGATAAAGACGCGTCGTCTGTCTGACCATATTTTTGGAGGGGAATACCACTCCACATTTAAAGGTAGAGGGATGACATTTAGCGAAGTACGTCAATACCAATTTGGTGATGATGTGCGTGCTATTGACTGGAACGTTACGGCAAGATATAACGAACCCTACATCAAAGTTTTTGAAGAAGAAAGAGAACTCACCATGATGCTTATGGTAGATGTGAGTGGTTCTGAACTTTTTGGCTCTTCTAATCAATTTAAAAACGAAATAATTACAGAAATATCTGCTACCCTTGCATTTTCTGCTTTACAGAACAATGATAAAGTTGGATTAATATTATTCTCAGACCAAATAGAACTGTTTATTCCTCCTAAAAAAGGAAAGAGTCATGTGCTGAGAATTATCAGAGAACTTATTGAATTTAAACCTAAAAGCAATAAGACAGATCTAGCGGTTGCTCTGAAGTATTTAACCAATGTAATGAAGAAGAAAGCCATTGTTTTTGTTCTTTCTGATTTTATTACAGACGATTACTTACAAACTTTACGTATTACGGGTAAAAAGCATGATGTTACCGGAATTCGCATTTACGATGAAAGAGAAGAAACCATCCCTAACATTGGAATGGTACAAATGGAAGATGCAGAAACTGGCCAGTTACAATTGGTAAACACACAATCTAAAAAGGTACGCCTCAATTACGGCAAATATTACCAAGAGCGTATTACTTATTTTCAGACTACATTTTCAAAATCTGGTTGCGGTGTTCTTGCATGTCGTGTAGATGAAAGCTATGTCAAAAAACTATTAGGTTATTTTAAGCGAAGAGGATAA